A single Ischnura elegans chromosome 13 unlocalized genomic scaffold, ioIscEleg1.1 SUPER_13_unloc_4, whole genome shotgun sequence DNA region contains:
- the LOC124173229 gene encoding uncharacterized protein LOC124173229, translating to MSDDGARANVGGGLESGRRRCRVRASNLFFIRLTPPEVYDGIREDVRDSLPPCVSWFVCLECDGRTGVFSHLHVFLKTIDKWPLSDLVNYFDCVFDKQYLLDVQKCRSERNTLKYCSKEDKHLLTNHRNNYKFFENFYKSSKKEEVPDFKYFKEYNLSHCEWADRCALWWNSKIKGWYHKQKNSYLNGEKNCGKSSFVSRLVGRENMKFSYYPDVSKFAFGDLDVNFHKVIIYEEFDIQYYCISMLKRLLEGLPFCAPQKFTSGQVVTWRQPVIFVSNDFKIFDDALLCRLQVVQCNGAYVEEKARLLSAVKIEESESICEEEEIYTISSSDDK from the exons ATGTCTGACGACGGCGCACGTGCCAACGTGGGAGGTGGGTTGGAGAGCGGTCGGCGTCGGTGCCGTGTAAGAgctagcaatttattttttatcagattgACCCCTCCAGAAGTGTATGATGGTATTCGCGAGGATGTGCGTGATAGTTTGCCTCCTTGTGTCAGTTGGTTTGTCTGCTTAGAATGTGACGGACGTACTGGTGTGTTTTCTCACTTACATGTCTTCTTAAAAACAATTGACAAGTGGCCACTTAGTGATTTAGTGAACTATTTTGACTGTGTATTTGACAAACAGTACCTTTTGGATGTTCAGAAGTGTCGCTCTGAACGCAATACTTTGAAATACTGCTCTAAAGAAGATAAACATTTATTGACAAAT CACCGTAATAATTAtaagttttttgaaaatttttataaatcgtCCAAGAAGGAGGAGGTTCCTGATTTTAAATACTTTAAGGAATATAATTTATCACATTGCGAGTGGGCAGATAGATGTGCGCTTTGGTGGAACTCCAAAATAAAAGGTTGGTAccacaaacaaaaaaattcatatttgaatggAGAAAAGAATTGCGGTAAAAGTAGCTTTGTAAGTCGTTTGGTCGGGCGTGAAAATATGAAGTTTTCTTATTACCCCGACGTTAGTAAATTTGCTTTTGGTGATCTTGATGTAAATTTCcataaagtaattatttatgaagAATTTGATATTCAATATTATTGTATTAGTATGTTAAAACGGCTTTTGGAAGGATTGCCATTTTGTGCTCCACAAAAATTCACTTCTGGTCAGGTTGTGACATGGCGACAGCCAGTAATATTTGTAagcaatgattttaaaatttttgatgacgCTCTTTTATGTAGGTTACAGGTTGTACAGTGCAATGGTGCCTATGTTGAAGAAAAGGCGCGTTTATTATCGGCGGTCAAGATTGAGGAGTCGGAGAGTATTTGCGAGGAGGAAGAAATTTATACGATATCGTCGTCCGACGATAAATAA
- the LOC124173330 gene encoding uncharacterized protein LOC124173330 produces the protein MKAYEKIDKSISKAALKKKIQHLWYLTDEIFVLSLFDDDLDQETKGKMVENLTKENLSTHGKRYIPSKDELCGPLYEKNIYDFISVRSKSLLDRLKIDDSFLHECPATWSSNASFQEAREKVSMLRAVNDAAERAVKLIPDFHVITVEKEQKQFLLRWVQEHRKIYPDCKKQTLKRKFKE, from the exons ATGAAGGCTtacgaaaaaattgataaaagcatCTCAAAAGCAGCTTTAAAGAAGAAAATCCAGCATTTATGGTACTTgactgatgaaatttttgtcttgtcactgtttgacgatgattTGGATCAAGAAACTAAAggcaaaatggttgaaaatttaacCAAAGAGAATTTATCAACTCATGGCAAACGTTACATCCCATCTAAGGATGAACTTTGCGGTCCATTGTATG agaaaaacatCTACGACTTCATTTCAGTCAGAAGCAAGTCATTGCTCGATCGCCTCAAAATTGATGACAGTTTTCTCCACGAATGTCCTGCTACGTGGTCAAGTAATGCATCGTTTCAAGAAGCCAGAGAGAAGGTTTCAATGCTGAGGGCAGTCAACGATGCAGCTGAAAGAGCGGTCAAGTTGATCCCAGACTTTCACGTAATCACGGTGGAGAAGGAACAAAAGCAATTTTTGTTACGTTGGGTACAAGAACACCGGAAGATTTATCCTGACTGCAAAAAGCaaactttaaaaagaaaatttaaagagtaa